One window of the Cryptomeria japonica chromosome 7, Sugi_1.0, whole genome shotgun sequence genome contains the following:
- the LOC131857039 gene encoding uncharacterized mitochondrial protein AtMg00860-like has translation MSKCEFGMEEILYLGHKISTHGVKVDEEKIEAIKNWPRPRTLTHLRGFLGLCSYYRRFVKGFSKLTSPLTNLTKKGAFLWSDEAQSAFEKLKEVMSSCPVLAIPDFSALFELYCDASGEGIGAVLMQKKHPIAFESRKLRDTERTYSVYDKEMLAIMHALEKF, from the coding sequence atgtcaaaatgtgagtttgggatggaagaaATTTTGTATCTTGGTCATAAGATCAGCACCCATGGAGTTAAggtggatgaagaaaaaattgaagccaTCAAAAATTGGCCAAGGCCCCGAACCCTCACTCATCTCAGAGGTTTCCTAGGTTTATGCAGTTACTATAGAagatttgttaaaggattttcaaagcTAACTTCTCCCTTAACCAATTTAACTAAGAAGGGAGCATTCTTATGGTCAGATGAAGCCCAATCTGCATTTGAAaaacttaaagaggtaatgagCTCTTGCCCCGTTCTAGCAATTCCTGACTTTTCAGCACTGTTTGAGCTTTATTGTGATGCCTCAGGAGAAGGCATTGGAGCTGTCTTAATGCAAAAGAAACATCCCATAGCCTTTGAAAGCAGGAAACTTAGAGACACAGAAAGAACCTATTCAGTTTATGATAAAGAAATGCTAGCTATTATGCATGCATTAGAGAAGTTCTGA
- the LOC131857038 gene encoding uncharacterized protein LOC131857038, with translation MAVAYAGLGPEVREVVSFREFCEAKKNETPRRKPFSRDLKHKVNKLSIPNFDGSGKISAQAWIQKLNTYLNLSPMTEDDAVQFAILHLEGLAHEWWYHGTLTQGHDGITTYDEFTQKLIKRFERKHPQKDFKELTLLRQRGTVEEYITEFQKICVRVSGVDEDRLTYLFVEGLKDSVKGLMRALKPPTLDDAIDKALGLEDTSTWEKPSKTFTKNTHTKEWPRKGNTFKEREELKRKNICYHCHEKWEHGHSCKEGNERDMLKKKNLHFKCKEKWQPGHICGRKSQAHNLEALSSDEEEEFNEPPSKREKITEDVQVSLAAISVASKHHPFRIKSAIKGQRVIALLDSGATHNFIDKSLVKSLKLTTQEFKGFQVALADGSTSSCNKKILQLNITLGKYPTKEDFYVVELGDSDVILGIPWIHSLGRFYLDHPKLELCFTQNGQEVLIKGLHDGTTRMVTSKKMERIFRHSQGEWAAQCMVLDKNSNQGEAIHVDIKPIIKKHKKVFEDIPKGLPPKRGFEHTIELEEGAKPVITTPYRHPRGYKEEIEKAIKELLEMGHIQPSSSPFASSVVLVKKKDGTMQMCIDYRALNKKTIKN, from the coding sequence ATGGCCGTGGCCTACGCTGGATTAGGACCAGAAGTAAGAGAGGTTGTATCTTTTAGGGAGttttgtgaagcaaagaaaaaTGAGACCCCTAGGAGAAAACCATTCAGCAGGGATCTAAAACACAAAGTAAATAAACTATCAATACCTAACTTTGATGGTTCCGGAAAAATATCAGCTCAAGCATGGATACAAAAACTAAATACATATTTAAATCTCAGCCCCATGACAGAAGATGATGCAGTCCAATTTGCCATTTTACACCTAGAAGGTTTAGCCCATGAGTGGTGGTATCATGGCACCCTCACACAAGGTCATgatggtataacaacatatgacgagTTCACTCAGAAACTCATTAAGAGATTTGAGAGGAAACACCCACAAAAAGATTTCAAAGAATTAACCCTCTTAAGACAAAGGGGAACAGTGGAAGAATACATCACTGAATTTCAAAAAATTTGTGTAAGGGTCTCAGGAGTGGATGAGGACAGACTCACCTATCTTTTTGTGGAGGGACTCAAAGACTCCGTTAAAGGATTGATGAGAGCATTAAAACCCCCTACCCTAGACGATGCCATAGATAAAGCTTTGGGCCTAGAAGACACTTCAACTTGGGAGAAACCCTCCAAAACATTCACTAAAAATACACATACTAAAGAATGGCCTAGGAAGGGAAACACCTTTAAAGAAAGGGAAGAGCTTAAGAGAAAGAACATATGTTACCATTGTCATGAGAAATGGGAACATGGTCACAGTTGCAAAGAGGGAAATGAAAGAGATATGCTTAAGAAAAAAAATCTCCATTTTAAGTGCAAAGAAAAGTGGCAACCGGGTCACATATGTGGGAGGAAGAGCCAAGCCCATAACTTGGAAGCCTTatctagtgatgaagaagaagaattcaaTGAACCCCCAAGCAAAAGGGAAAAAATTACTGAAGATGTGCAAGTATCATTAGCCGCAATTTCTGTAGCTTCAAAACACCATCCCTTCAGAATCAAAAGTGCGATCAAAGGGCAGAGAGTAATTGCACTACTGGATAGCGGGGCTACCCACAACTTTATTGATAAAAGCTTGGTTAAGAGCTTGAagctgacaacacaagagtttaagGGTTTCCAAGTAGCCCTTGCAGACGGATCCACTTCCTCATGTAACAAAAAGATCCTTCAATTAAACATAACATTAGGGAAATACCCTACCAAAGAAGATTTTTATGTGGTAGAGTTAGGGGATTCAGATGTAATCCTAGGAATTCCTTGGATACATTCCTTGGGAAGATTCTACCTCGATCACCCCAAATTGGAATTATGTTTCACTCAAAATGGACAGGAAGTACTAATCAAAGGGTTGCATGATGGCACAACCAGAATGGTAACCTCCAAAAAAATGGAAAGGATTTTTAGACATAGCCAAGGAGAGTGGGCTGCCCAATGCATGGTACTAGACAAAAATTCAAACCAAGGGGAAGCCATTCATGTTGATATTAAACCCattattaaaaaacataaaaaggtGTTTGAAGACATCCCAAAAGGACTGCCACCCAAGAGAGGGTTTGAACACACTATTGAACTTGAAGAAGGTGCAAAACCAGTAATCACCACCCCTTATCGCCATCCAAGGGgctataaggaagaaattgagaaagctatCAAAGAGCTTCTAGAAATGGGGCACATTCAACCTAGCTCCAGTCCTTTCGCCTCCTCTGTTGTATTggtaaaaaagaaggatgggaccatgcagatgtgcattgattatagagcACTCAATAAGAAGACTATAAAGAACTGA